The genomic window GAGGAACTGGAGGCAGAGCGAGAGATCTACTTGAACGTGTCGGACAAAGACGCCGACGATGAGTACGCGCCGGCCTACTCTGGGATCGCTTCATTTCAATGGCACCCGACGGAAAATCGCATGCTGCTGATTTCCGAGGGTGATGTTTATTTGATCAACGATCTCGATACTTCCGAACCCGTTCGACTGACCAAAACCGACGAGCGTGAGTCCCAGGTCGCCTTTCTCCCGGACGGTTCCGGCTACACCGTGCGACGCGACAACGCCGTCCTACGGTTCACCTTCGGCGAACACCTCGTCGAACAGCTCAGCCCCAAATTACCCTCGGGCGAAAACCTCAGTCGATACGAGATCAGCCCAGACGGCAAACGCATGGTCCTGGTCAGCCGAACGAAAGATTCTTCCGGCGGGCGCACCGTGGACATCATTCGCTATCGCGATCGATTTGCCAAATCCGACCGCGTGTCGCGAACGGTTTCCGACGACGAAGTCAAACCGCAAACCATCAAGGTCTACCTGTTCGAGTTCGACGCTGCGGAGACCGAACAAGCCGATTTGATTCAGATCTTCGACGAGACCATCGACGAACCACGCGACATCATCAGTTCTCCCCGTTGGTCGCTGGACAACGAACAAGTGACATTTTGTTTCTTCGATCAAGAGAACGCCGAGGTCCAGATCCTGCTCTCGAAGTGGCCCTCCGGTGAGGAACTCGCCGAGGCGACCAAGAAAGCGAAACGCGAGCGTCAAAAAGAATTCCAGAAGGACATGTCCGAAGCGAAGGAGAAGGACAAAGAAGACCAGACCCCTGGTCGCCGTGGCCCCCGCGGCGGCTCCCCCGCTGCACCGGAACGACTGAAAATCGAAGCGAAAACGGTTTATCTCTTCAAGCACTACGGCGGACCCAATACGCCGTCGATGGTCTCCCCCGATTTCGCTGGCGATAGCAAGTCGATTGTGTTCATCAGCGAACAGAGCGGCTTTCGGCATGTCCATCTTCTCGATCCGCTCTACGAAAGCGTTCGACAACTGACCAGCGGACGCTTTGAAGTTTATCCGATTCGTTTGTCCGATGATCACACCCAACTGTTCGTCACAGCAACCAAAGAATCGGCAGCCCAACAAATGGTTTACGTTCTGGATCTCGAAGACGGCGAACTGACCCGCCTCAACAAGGAAGATGGCAATTTCTCCGACGTGGCGATTAGCAATGACGGGAAACGCATGATCGGGAACCACGTCACCTATGGCGAATTGACCGAACTGGTCGCCCAGAATGAAAAGAAAAAGGTCACCAGAATCACGGACTCGCATCCCGAGAAGACCCAGTCGCTCATTGATATCGAGCCTGAATTCTTCGATTACGAGAACCGACTCGGACACACCATCTCCGGCATGATGTTTAAACCGAAGGGGTGGAAAAAACGTGACAAGCACCCGCTGTTGATCTATGTCTATGGCGGCCCCCTCGGCAATCGTCACAGCGTCAACGATGGCAGCTACAGCGCCGACGGTTACTTCTTCCAAATGTACATGGCCCAGAAGCACGGCTACGTCACGATTGTCGTGGATCCCCGTGGACAATCTGGCTACGGCGGGCTGTTTGAGAAATCAAACTACGAGCAAGTTGGCAAGCCGCAGGTAGAGGATCTCGTCGACGGCGTCAAATTCATGACCGAGAATTTCAACACCGACGACCAACGAGTTGCAATCTACGGCTGGAGCTTCGGCGGCTTCCAAACCCAAATGTGCCTGTACACCGAGCCCGATGTGTTCCAAGTCGGCATGGCTGGTGCGGGACCGACTCAGTGGGAAAACTACAACTCCTGGTACACCACCGGCACGGTCGGCCCGTCACGAAAAGGCACACCGGACCAAGAGAAATACTCCTTGGTGCCGCTGGCCAAAAATTTGGAGGGCAAGCTCCTGTTGGTTCATGGCATGGAAGACACCAACGTTCTCTTCCAAGACACCATGGCGGTCTACCGGGCACTTCTGAAAGCTGGCAAGGAAACCAATGTCGAGTTGTTCTTGGACCCCACCGGAGGCCACGGTCTCGGCGGCGACGTCAAACGACTGGGCCGCATGCGGAAGTACGAAGAGTTCCTCCTCCGCACGATCGGCCCTGGCGAGAGCGACTGAATTGGATGAAGACAGCTCCGGGTGTCAAGCAAGCCAAGAGCAAGAAGGGGCATCTCATTCCTGCCTTGCCGGGGGTTCTGCGCAGGATTGCCTGATCAATGCCCCACGTCGGAGCTTTCCAATGCCTCGTTGCGAAGTTGGCAAATTCTGCCGACATGCAAAACCTTCATGCAGTGCAGTGCTGCGTGTATTCGTGGATGGCTGGCTCAACCGCGTCTTTGAACACGGCGGTTCGCTGAATCCGGCCTGCACCGCGATGGCAACACTCGTTCGTGCTTTTTGTGGTTCACGAAAATCGAAGTTGCTCGCTGGCACCCCGTAGCCCACGAGCGAAGCTCAGGAAGAGTAGAACATTTGTCTCTAAATGTTTGCGTGCCAGGGTGGATTCGTCGAGCAGCGAGACGCGGACGTCTGGCAGAGGACTTGGGGAGGCAACCGGGCTTGGCGGCGGAGAACTGCCCGACGGAACAGTTGGGGACAACTGTTCTACTCTGACGTCATGGAATCCCGGACCGGGATCTCGCTGGGTCCGGCCTGCACCGCAACCGAACCAGCACTTCGTGAGCCTCATGGTTCACAAAAATCGAAGTTGCTCGCTGACACCCCGTAGCCCACCAGCGTAGTCCAGGAAGAGTAGAACATTTGTCCCCAAATGTTCGCGTGCCAGGGTGGATCCGTCGAGCAGCGAGACGCGGACGGGTGGCAGTGGACTTGGTGAAGCAACCGGGCTTGGCGGCGGAGAACTGCCCGACGGAACAGTTGGGGACAACTGTTCTACTCTGACGTCATGGAATCCCGGACCGGGATCTCGCTGGGTCCGGCCTGCACCGCAACCGAACCAGCACTTCGTGAGCCTCATGGTTCACAAAAATCGAAGTTGCTCGCTGACACCCCGTAGCCCACCAGCGTAGTCCAGGAAGAGTAGAACATTTGTCCCCAAATGTTCGCGTGCCAGGGTGGAATCGTCGAACAGCGAGACGCGGACGTCTGGTGGTGGACTTGGGGAAGCAACGAGGCTTGGCGGCGGAAAATTGCCCGACGGAACAGTTGGGGACAACTGTTCTACTCTGACGTCATGGAATCCCGGACCGGCATCTCGCTGGGTCCGGCCTGCACCGCAAATGAACCACCGCTTCGTGAGCCTCATGGTTCACGAAAATCGAAGTTGCTCGCTGGCACGCTGTTGCCCACGAGCGAAGCTCAGGAAGAGTAGAACATTTGTCTCTAAATGTTTGCGTGCCAGGGTGGATTCGTCGAGCAGCGAGACGCGGACGGGTGGCAGTGGACTTGGGGAGGCAACCGGGCTTGGCGGCGGAAAATTGCCCGACGGAACAGTTGGGGACAACTGTTCTACTCTGATGCCATGGAATCCCGGACCGGCGTCCCGCTGGGTCCGGCCTGCACCGCAACCGAACCAGCACTTCGTGAGCCTCATGGTTCACGAAAATCGAAGTTGCTCGCTGACACCCCGTAGCCCACCAGCGTAGTCCAGGAAGAGTAGAACATTTGTCCCCAAATGTTCGCGTGCCAGGGTGGAATCGTCGAACAGCGAGACGCGGACGTCTGGTGGTGGACTTGGGGAAGCAACGAGGCTTGGCGGCGCAAAACTGCCCGACGGAACAGTTTGGGACAACTGTTCTACTCTGACGTCATGAAATGCCGGATCGGCGCTTCGCTGGGTCAGGATGCCAGTGTTGCAATCGCCGGTGACAACTTGCCCCCCCCCCCTAAGAACAACGTCGATTCGTGGTTGTGCTTCACGTCCATTCGCATCGACGGGGTCGAAGCAACATACGCAGGATGCTCGAAGTAATTGCTCGGCGGCTGCCCGACGTGTTCCGCAAATTGGCCACGCGGCAGGTCTTCGAGCAGTTCTCCAAAACGCTCGAACTCCCGTTGCTTACTTTTCGACATTCACGATCCCAAGCACGAGTGGCGACTTTCTCAATGACGAAAAGCGATTGTACTGTCCTTCTGCCCTTTCCCACCACAGATCACTCGAATGCTCGCAACTGCCGGACAATGCCAGCCGGTCCACGCAGCAAACTGTGGAGCATGTTCCCGCCGCGTCAAGGGACAAAAGCAAAGCCAGCAAGTTCAGTTTCGCAGACGCACCGGTGTCGGCCGCCGGAGCAGCATACTGACCGTTTGAGAATCGAGCCGCTTGCTTCCACCAGTCGATGAAGTGCTAACGCTTTATTGTGGATAAAACATCAGCGTGTCGAGATTCGGAGACAACGATGCGACCTATGCCGCTAGCTTCACGCTCGAAGGCAATGCATCCGAACGCACGAACACGGCTAACTTG from Rhodopirellula islandica includes these protein-coding regions:
- a CDS encoding S9 family peptidase codes for the protein MLRFSVPLTIVLVTTSLFPAVTFAQKNKKNNAKDELKLEDLFPEKSIFGPSARRPEFSADGRYAAYLYRPYNERRHGNDLWVYDFKTGKAKRITDIGMMSEFQRSSRIVIEDRLKKHKGDSDQDDEKSDKPTRSDDEEDDQDDAEEAETEKTEEELEAEREIYLNVSDKDADDEYAPAYSGIASFQWHPTENRMLLISEGDVYLINDLDTSEPVRLTKTDERESQVAFLPDGSGYTVRRDNAVLRFTFGEHLVEQLSPKLPSGENLSRYEISPDGKRMVLVSRTKDSSGGRTVDIIRYRDRFAKSDRVSRTVSDDEVKPQTIKVYLFEFDAAETEQADLIQIFDETIDEPRDIISSPRWSLDNEQVTFCFFDQENAEVQILLSKWPSGEELAEATKKAKRERQKEFQKDMSEAKEKDKEDQTPGRRGPRGGSPAAPERLKIEAKTVYLFKHYGGPNTPSMVSPDFAGDSKSIVFISEQSGFRHVHLLDPLYESVRQLTSGRFEVYPIRLSDDHTQLFVTATKESAAQQMVYVLDLEDGELTRLNKEDGNFSDVAISNDGKRMIGNHVTYGELTELVAQNEKKKVTRITDSHPEKTQSLIDIEPEFFDYENRLGHTISGMMFKPKGWKKRDKHPLLIYVYGGPLGNRHSVNDGSYSADGYFFQMYMAQKHGYVTIVVDPRGQSGYGGLFEKSNYEQVGKPQVEDLVDGVKFMTENFNTDDQRVAIYGWSFGGFQTQMCLYTEPDVFQVGMAGAGPTQWENYNSWYTTGTVGPSRKGTPDQEKYSLVPLAKNLEGKLLLVHGMEDTNVLFQDTMAVYRALLKAGKETNVELFLDPTGGHGLGGDVKRLGRMRKYEEFLLRTIGPGESD